The following proteins come from a genomic window of Geminicoccaceae bacterium SCSIO 64248:
- a CDS encoding carboxymuconolactone decarboxylase family protein codes for MASVKPIPYEEASDEVRAVYDDIMATRGVDWINAFWQHLAHHPATLKRTWASLKEIMAPGELDPLTKELIYIAVSVTNGCEYCIASHTASARKAGLSEAGLGELMAVIGMANETNALVSGLRVPVDVRFEPKER; via the coding sequence ATGGCGAGCGTGAAGCCGATCCCCTACGAAGAGGCGAGCGACGAGGTTCGCGCCGTCTACGACGACATCATGGCGACGCGCGGCGTCGACTGGATCAACGCGTTCTGGCAGCACCTCGCTCACCATCCCGCGACCCTGAAGCGGACCTGGGCGAGCCTGAAGGAGATCATGGCGCCGGGGGAGCTCGATCCCCTGACCAAGGAGCTGATCTACATCGCGGTCAGCGTGACCAATGGCTGCGAGTACTGCATCGCCTCGCACACGGCGAGCGCGCGCAAGGCCGGGCTGTCCGAGGCGGGCCTGGGCGAGCTCATGGCGGTGATCGGCATGGCGAACGAGACCAACGCGCTCGTCTCCGGCCTGCGCGTGCCGGTGGACGTCCGCTTCGAGCCGAAGGAACGCTGA
- a CDS encoding GNAT family N-acetyltransferase — protein MTITYQRYRPEDFDGLFSGFRQAFNATVAGFRHFQALTGDGNARVMKDGDVVAGGARFAPQGHWFGGRAVPSIGVPGLVVHPAYRGKGVGQALIRGMLEEFHADGVGLVSLYPSTTAFYRKQGFRPGGTIHRYSAQIHAMLDRPVEADVTVWRAPDRAVLEDLHDRYGRRFGAGLIRRSPYLWTRALHPFERAETDTYLLNGPDGPEGYITLLRDKGFESFEVCDYVALTPHAVRQALAMLVGHGATANRAEWFGGPQDPLVQAMHNNRFDSIHVDQWLMRIVDLGVAISQRGYQAGVETAFVLELDDPVLPANRGRFAIRVEGGRGRVDPEPGDAPALRLGIGALAPLYTGFLTAFELAGLGLAEGPPEALAAASLAFAGPAPWLTEKF, from the coding sequence ATGACCATCACCTACCAGCGCTACCGGCCCGAGGATTTCGACGGCCTGTTCAGCGGCTTCCGCCAGGCCTTCAACGCGACCGTCGCCGGCTTCCGCCACTTCCAGGCCCTGACCGGCGACGGCAACGCCCGCGTGATGAAGGACGGCGACGTCGTGGCCGGCGGCGCGCGCTTCGCGCCGCAGGGGCATTGGTTCGGCGGCCGCGCCGTGCCGTCGATCGGCGTGCCCGGCCTGGTCGTCCATCCGGCCTATCGCGGCAAGGGCGTCGGACAGGCCCTGATCCGGGGCATGCTCGAGGAGTTCCACGCGGACGGCGTCGGCCTGGTCTCGCTCTACCCGTCGACCACGGCCTTCTACCGCAAGCAGGGCTTCCGGCCCGGCGGCACCATCCACCGCTACAGCGCCCAGATCCACGCCATGCTCGACCGCCCGGTCGAGGCCGACGTCACGGTCTGGCGCGCACCGGACCGCGCCGTGCTGGAGGACCTGCACGACCGCTACGGCCGGCGGTTCGGCGCCGGGCTGATCCGCCGCTCGCCCTATCTCTGGACGCGCGCGCTGCACCCCTTCGAGCGGGCCGAGACCGACACCTACCTCCTGAACGGGCCGGACGGGCCGGAAGGCTACATCACGCTGCTGCGCGACAAGGGCTTCGAGAGCTTCGAGGTCTGCGACTACGTCGCCCTGACCCCGCATGCGGTCCGCCAGGCGCTGGCCATGCTGGTCGGCCATGGGGCGACCGCGAACCGGGCGGAATGGTTCGGCGGGCCGCAGGACCCGCTTGTCCAGGCCATGCACAACAACCGCTTCGACAGCATCCATGTCGACCAGTGGCTGATGCGCATCGTCGACCTGGGCGTGGCGATCAGCCAGCGCGGCTATCAGGCGGGCGTCGAGACGGCCTTCGTGCTCGAGCTCGACGATCCCGTCCTGCCCGCCAATCGCGGCCGCTTCGCCATCCGCGTCGAGGGCGGGCGCGGCCGCGTCGATCCCGAGCCCGGCGACGCGCCGGCGCTCCGGCTCGGCATCGGCGCGCTCGCGCCGCTCTACACAGGCTTCCTCACCGCCTTCGAGCTGGCCGGACTGGGCCTGGCCGAAGGCCCGCCCGAGGCGCTGGCCGCCGCCAGCCTCGCCTTCGCCGGCCCCGCGCCCTGGCTGACGGAGAAGTTCTAG
- a CDS encoding tripartite tricarboxylate transporter permease, which produces METLTALGHGFAVALTPYNLIWAVLGVTVGTAVGVLPGIGPALTVALLLPITYNLDPTAAFIMFAGIYYGAMYGGSTTAILLNTPGESGSIVTAIDGHAMARQGRGAQALATAAIGSFIAGTIATLALTFVAPALVRVALLFGPAEYFALMVLALTTVTAVLGNSLVRGLASLFFGLALGLVGIDLQTGQARFSLGIPELLDGIDVVVVAVGLFAVGETLYMAARNRYETEEIYALKGTKWLGKEDWKRSWKPWLRGTALGFPFGALPAGGSEIPTFLSYLTEKRLTKHPEEFGNGAIEAVAGPEAANNAAAAGTLAPLLSLGLPTSATAAIMLAAFQQYGLQPGPLLFESNPELVWGMIASLYIGNVLLLVLNLPLVGLWVKLLTIPKPWLYAGILVFATLGTYTLNNNVVDLVILWIIGLVGFGMRTLDIPVAPCVVGLILGPLAEQQFRRALAISQGDASVFFTQPIALALLVIAAALVLVPVVLRRRRRNAADPAVSGG; this is translated from the coding sequence ATGGAAACCCTGACGGCGCTCGGCCACGGTTTTGCGGTGGCGCTGACCCCCTACAACCTGATCTGGGCGGTGCTGGGCGTCACGGTCGGCACCGCGGTCGGCGTCCTGCCCGGCATCGGGCCGGCCCTGACCGTCGCGCTTTTGCTGCCGATCACCTACAACCTCGACCCGACCGCCGCCTTCATCATGTTCGCCGGTATCTATTACGGCGCGATGTATGGCGGCTCGACCACGGCCATCCTTTTGAACACGCCGGGCGAATCCGGCAGCATCGTGACCGCGATCGACGGCCACGCCATGGCGCGCCAGGGCCGGGGCGCCCAGGCGCTCGCCACCGCCGCGATCGGCTCCTTCATCGCCGGCACCATCGCGACGCTCGCCTTGACCTTCGTGGCGCCGGCGCTCGTCCGGGTCGCGCTCCTGTTCGGCCCGGCCGAATATTTCGCCCTCATGGTCCTGGCGCTGACGACCGTGACGGCGGTGCTCGGCAATTCGCTGGTCCGCGGCCTCGCCAGCCTGTTCTTCGGCCTGGCGCTCGGCCTGGTCGGCATCGACCTGCAGACCGGGCAGGCGCGCTTCTCGCTGGGCATCCCCGAGCTGCTCGACGGCATCGACGTCGTCGTGGTCGCGGTCGGCCTGTTCGCGGTCGGCGAGACGCTCTACATGGCAGCGCGCAACCGCTACGAAACGGAGGAAATCTACGCGCTCAAGGGCACGAAGTGGCTGGGCAAGGAGGACTGGAAGCGGTCCTGGAAGCCCTGGCTGCGCGGCACGGCGCTCGGCTTCCCGTTCGGGGCCCTGCCGGCCGGCGGCTCGGAGATCCCGACCTTCCTGTCCTACCTGACCGAGAAACGCCTGACCAAGCATCCCGAGGAGTTCGGCAACGGCGCGATCGAGGCGGTCGCCGGGCCGGAGGCCGCCAACAACGCCGCCGCCGCCGGCACGCTGGCGCCTCTGCTCTCGCTGGGCCTGCCGACCTCGGCCACCGCCGCGATCATGCTGGCCGCCTTCCAGCAATACGGGCTGCAGCCGGGACCGCTTCTGTTCGAGAGCAATCCCGAGCTGGTGTGGGGCATGATCGCCAGCCTCTATATCGGCAACGTGCTCCTGCTCGTGCTCAACCTGCCGCTGGTCGGCCTGTGGGTGAAGCTGCTGACCATCCCCAAGCCGTGGCTCTATGCCGGCATCCTGGTCTTCGCGACGCTGGGCACCTACACACTCAACAACAACGTGGTCGACCTCGTCATCCTGTGGATCATCGGCCTGGTCGGGTTCGGCATGCGCACGCTCGACATTCCCGTGGCGCCCTGCGTGGTCGGCCTGATCCTGGGGCCGCTCGCCGAGCAGCAGTTCCGCCGCGCGCTGGCGATCAGCCAGGGCGACGCCTCGGTCTTCTTCACCCAGCCGATCGCGCTCGCGCTGCTGGTCATCGCCGCCGCGCTGGTCCTGGTGCCGGTCGTCCTGCGCCGCCGCCGGCGCAACGCGGCCGATCCGGCCGTGTCCGGGGGCTGA
- a CDS encoding tripartite tricarboxylate transporter TctB family protein, with the protein MTTTSGRGLRLAEAAFAVAVLALGLFVAFETTQIHTARSNAPVGPALFPYIVAAGLILVGLFALREAFAGKVAHADEAGFELDWKAIVIASLGLLVHLLIVEDLGWLVATTVLFALVARAFGSRRLMADLALGLVLALLTFGVFNYGLDLSLPVGTVWEDLIDSMAADEPA; encoded by the coding sequence ATGACCACGACCTCCGGCCGCGGCCTGCGCCTGGCCGAGGCCGCCTTCGCCGTCGCGGTCCTGGCGCTCGGCCTGTTCGTCGCCTTCGAGACGACGCAGATCCACACCGCGCGCAGCAACGCGCCGGTCGGCCCGGCGCTGTTCCCCTACATCGTCGCCGCGGGCCTGATCCTGGTCGGCCTGTTCGCGCTGCGCGAGGCGTTCGCCGGCAAGGTCGCCCACGCCGACGAGGCCGGCTTCGAGCTGGACTGGAAGGCGATCGTCATCGCGTCGCTCGGCCTTCTCGTCCATCTCCTGATCGTCGAGGACCTGGGCTGGCTGGTCGCGACCACGGTCCTGTTCGCCCTGGTCGCCCGCGCCTTCGGCAGCCGGCGGCTGATGGCCGACCTCGCCCTCGGCCTGGTCCTGGCCCTGCTCACCTTCGGGGTCTTCAACTACGGGCTCGACCTCAGCCTGCCGGTCGGGACGGTCTGGGAGGACCTGATCGACAGCATGGCGGCCGACGAGCCCGCCTGA
- a CDS encoding tripartite tricarboxylate transporter substrate-binding protein, whose amino-acid sequence MTDKHASGRRRWRGPVAAVMLGLAAALPARAEIAALEIIAPAGPGGGYDQHARALQQVLQDRGLAENIQVMNVPGAGGTIGLAQFVTGRKRSPSLMIAGIGMEGAILLNESPVTLDQVTPLARLTGEYQPLFVAADSPIRTLDDLAAMYRADPGSVSWGGFAAGSPDHMISALVVKAIGGDVAQMNYVPSGAGGELIAAVMGGHLTVGTAGFNEVAGQIQAGKLRALGISSPERLPGVDVPTFREQGVDVTFVNWRGVMAPAGMRPGDLEDLAQAVDAVVKSPEWQAILQRNAWLDMYMPSDAFQAFLDEDQAQVEGILTELGLVQP is encoded by the coding sequence ATGACCGACAAGCACGCGTCCGGGCGCCGCCGGTGGCGCGGCCCCGTGGCCGCCGTGATGCTGGGATTGGCGGCGGCTTTGCCGGCGCGGGCCGAGATCGCGGCGCTCGAGATCATCGCGCCGGCCGGTCCGGGCGGCGGCTACGACCAGCATGCCCGCGCCCTGCAGCAGGTGCTGCAGGACCGGGGCCTGGCGGAAAACATCCAGGTGATGAACGTGCCGGGCGCCGGCGGCACGATCGGCCTCGCCCAGTTCGTCACCGGCCGCAAGCGCAGCCCCAGCCTGATGATCGCCGGCATCGGCATGGAGGGCGCCATCCTCCTCAACGAGTCGCCGGTCACGCTCGACCAGGTGACGCCGCTCGCCCGGCTGACCGGCGAGTATCAGCCGCTGTTCGTCGCGGCCGACTCGCCGATCCGCACGCTGGACGACCTGGCCGCGATGTACAGGGCCGATCCCGGCTCGGTGTCGTGGGGCGGCTTCGCGGCCGGCAGCCCCGACCACATGATCTCCGCCCTCGTGGTCAAGGCGATCGGCGGCGACGTCGCGCAGATGAACTACGTGCCGAGCGGCGCCGGCGGCGAACTCATCGCCGCGGTCATGGGCGGTCATCTCACGGTCGGCACGGCAGGCTTCAACGAGGTCGCCGGCCAGATCCAGGCAGGCAAGCTCCGGGCGCTCGGCATCTCGTCGCCCGAGCGGCTGCCGGGCGTCGACGTTCCGACCTTCCGCGAGCAGGGCGTCGACGTGACCTTCGTCAACTGGCGCGGCGTCATGGCGCCGGCCGGCATGCGCCCGGGCGATCTCGAGGATCTGGCGCAGGCGGTCGATGCGGTCGTGAAGAGCCCGGAATGGCAGGCGATCCTGCAACGGAACGCCTGGCTCGACATGTACATGCCGTCGGACGCGTTCCAGGCTTTCCTCGACGAGGACCAGGCGCAGGTCGAGGGCATCCTGACCGAGCTCGGCCTGGTGCAGCCATGA